The Pochonia chlamydosporia 170 chromosome Unknown PCv3seq00008, whole genome shotgun sequence sequence CAGCAATCGTCCACTTGCTCTTATGGAACTACAACGACTTAAAAGAAGGCTGGAGCTTTCTGCGGTGGTCAAAGATCCGGTCATATTTCTCTCGCCAAACCACTTCGAATCAGGATGAAGCTGCTCGACGCCAAAAGATCGTCAACGACAGTGAGATGGATCCACACTATAAGTTGATGGTGCAAAATGGCTATGTTGAGGTACCGAATTGGTGGTTTGGTCTCGTACTCTTGTTGGCGTTTGTTATCGGCATGGTCACGCTATATCAGGTCAAATCAACATTGCCCTGGTGGGCGTTTATTGTGTCAAATCTCATCGCCGCACTTTTTATTTTGTTCTTCGGAGCCCAGATGGGCTTGACAGGTTTTCAATTCAACCAACAGCCCGTGGTCCAAATGCTGGCTGGCTATATTCTTCCTGGAAGGCCGCTTGCCAATATGTACTTCACCGTGTTCGGATTCAACGGTATTCAGCAAGGCCAGTGGCTACTCCGGGATCTGAAGCTCGCTCAGTTGGCTCATTTATCTCCCAAAGCCACATTCACAGCTCAGATGCTCGGTACCGTGATAGGAGGCATCATGGACTATGTGATCATGGTCAGTATTGTGGACAACCAAACCCCTGCCCTGTTGTCCATCAGTGGCAccaatgtctggtctgggcaGAATGTGCAATCATACAGTACGCTAGCCGTCGCGTGGTCTTTGGCCAAGGACATGTTTTCAGTGGGAAGTCGCTACCAATGGGTCACGCTCTCGTATCTTCTTGGGTTCATGGCGCCGATTCCGTTTTGGTTGGCTTGGAAATACACCAAGCGCGAGGTCTTCCGTGACGTAGACACCTCCATCATCAGTTGGTACTGTGGTTTGTTGTACGTGGGTGTCAACTCGTCTCTGCTCATGTACTTTGGTCTCGGCATCTTCGCTCAGTGGTACCTTCGCACCTATCATCCTAGTGCTTTCATCAAGTACAATTACTTGGTCTCCGCGGCTTTGGATGGTGGTACACAAGTTATGGTCTTCCTTCTCAGCTTTGCCGTCCTGGGTGCCAGTGGAAACGAATACAAATTCCCCATCTACGCATTGAATAACGGGGGTTCAAACGAGTCAAAGAACATTGACTACTGTAAGTTCAACGTTGCTGCAGCAGGTTGATGGGTGCACTCTTCATGGTAGGAAAGGGTGTTCCATGTAAGGGGTGGCTTCGCAGACAGGTCTGGAATTGTTGCAGTGGATGGGCGCACGCTACACGGCAGATGTTATTATTGACTGGATTCAACGTGTAACGACCGACAATGGGACATGCTGTGCAAATCGAAATGTGTATTTCTCCGAATTTTTTATCAGCAAGCTTGAATCAAAGTATTTTCATTCTGACTACAGGGACTTTTTCCCAGCATACATCACCGATCTTTGCACAGATACGTCGCATCGTTCCAACCCGTACTaattttctttctttctcttccatcATTCCTTAAACCGTTCAAACATCCTTGCCAAATCAGCACTGTCCAGCAGGGCTCCTATAATCGCAGTGATGAACAGTGGCAGGAATCTTGGCCAAGCTGAACCCGTCAATATCGACACACATGGGCTCGTGCCTCCCATCGTTGAAGTATACTGTCTCTGTGAAGTCCCCGGATGCCGTGATATGCATCTGGCTGCCGGGGCAGATGCTCCAGCAGTTGTCGGTGCAGAAGTGTCCGGATTTATCGCTGCACTCGATCATGCATCCGCCGAGTGAGAGGGCCGTTGTAGCGTAGGCGAGGAGGGCTAATAGGTGAAGATGGACCATTTTGAGTGTCTTTAAGTGGTGGTAAGACGAAACAAGAGCGTAGTCTCGAAGTTGAGAGTTGTTTATGTTGCGTGCTGAGGTGAGGCAGTTACCAATGTAGTTGCACCCAAATGAATTAAAGTTCAAAGAAATAACTACGCAAAGAGTAGGTTATAAAACGGCGATGGGATTAAATACTTTTTATACAAACCTTTAAAGGCAATAGCCCGGAGCAATAGAATTCCATCTAAATGTCAGAAACTAAAATAGCATGGCCAATCTCCGAGTATGCGCCTTATCATGAGCAAATGAAACCCACAACAGGACATAAAGCCGATCACTAGAATAATACAAACCGTAAGCAAAGCTCCCTTTTTGACTTTTACAAAGTCTAATGACACACTGTTTACTTTAGGGCAGGTCGTGAGGCTGAATTTCAGTAAATCTTGAACCTACAGGGTAAGGATGTGCGTTTCCCACCAACACTGACAGCCATACCAACGCGTAGGCACCAAGCTGTTTCACCCGGGATATTTTTAGCTTCAATGAAATGTGCCTGTGGCGCCAGATCAATGCCTGAATCGGGTGAGGGAACTGGTTTTGTGGCCAATGCCATGACTGCGGCTCGTTTAGCTCGGTATCGTGTTCCGTATTTAATACGGGAGCGACTCCCAGGCTTGTTTTAAGGAGGGCTTTTTGAATGCTTACTTGTGCCTAGAGGGTTCAAGAGCGAATTTGGTCCCGTATTTTATTGAGAACCCgacattgacattctcaGGACTACTTGAGAGTGAAATACACTCTTTTGATCGCTCAAGCAACTAGCATCACCACACACACAATCTGAAATAGTTTTACTATGGACATGAATTTGAGATAGTTTTGCTAGGCATTGCTTGTATAATAACTTAACTATCGTCATATACCGTTCGTGGCTGCATGCACAGTATGCAATGTGTATTCGCAACATAATTCTCACTCGCTCGTTTGCAGTGGTGGAGTATCTTGATTCAGAGTAGCCATCACGCTGTATACTGGTTAATAGTCACTCACGAGATTAAATATTGACACTTCTTGGGACACTTACGCAGTAGGATACCGAGTGCCTTCAATATCCACAGCCTCCGCCTGATCACGAATCTTCTTCAATTCTTCGTCGCTCAGCTGAAGCATTGCAGACGCTGCATTCTCGTCCATCCTAGCAGCCGTTTTAGTCCCTGGGATAGGGATAATCTCTGGCCCTTGTGCCAGCAGCCAAGCAAGAGCAACCTGTGCTGGTGTAGTTTGATGAGTATCGGCCACCTCTCGAATAACCTGAACGAGTTTCATGATTTCCGGAAAATTCTCCTCAGCGTACTTGGGGTAAAAGCGTCGCAGGTCGCCTTCCGGAATATCCTGGTGTGATTGGAACTGGCCGGTCAAGACGCCACGCCCAATGGGACTGAAAGCAACGAGACTGACACCGAGCTCGCGACAAGTCTTTAAAacatttgatgttgatgactcGATGTCTAGTGTGAAGAGACTGTATTCCCACTGCAGAGCTGCAATTGGATGAACTGCGTGTGCTCGACGCAGCGTGTTTGCAGAGACCCCGGACAGTCCAATATGGCGTATTTTACCTTCCCTATATATGGAATAGTTAAATCGTGACTCATGTCATCATTCCTCTTTATAAGACCtacttcttcagctccatcaCAGCCTCGACAGTCCTTTCAATAGGTGTAACACCGTCTACCATGTGGCAATAGTAAAGGTCAATGGTGTTCACGCCCATTCTTTCAAGGCTTTTGTCGCATGATTCCTTCACAAAATCTGGGTCGGAGCGGAATGTATGCTTTCCATCTGGTTGTCGTTGAAGCGAAAACTTGGTGCATAAGCACACCTCGTCACGCTTGCCCGACCGCTTGAACCATTCTCCGACAACTTCCTCAGAGTCGCCATAGACGTCGGATAGATCCCAGAAGCGCAGGCCAGCGTTGTACGCATGATCCAGAAGAGCTAGTTTCTTGGCGCGAGTGCCTGGTGCTCCGTAGAATCCACTGAGGCTGCCGAATCCGAGGCCGATGGAAGAAACTGGAGGGCCATTTCGGCCCAGCGCTCGTTGTGGGAGAGACATTTGGAAGTTGAGAAACAGTAATTAGGATGCTTTACAAGAGGCGTTGACTGATGGTTAAATATATGATGCCTTCTTAATGCTCCACTTTTCATGTCTCTGTGTCTTTAGCAAAGTCAAAGACGTCGATGGACATTCTGCTTAGACATTTCTGGTATCGTTCGTACAGGGTAATTCGCATTTCGGGGACGACGTCAGCACTTGTAAACAAACGGTCATCCGAGTGGTATTATTTCAACGCAATGGCTGGAGCACCGAGGcacaatggcggcagcatgATTCACACGGCAGCCCAGATCCATATTCAGATTGGCGCTAAAACAACTGATGCCTCGTTCACGCACTGATCTGATTGGCCGGGAAATGACGCGGGAGAGAAAGTGGACAAAATGTTTAGGAAGGACGCGGAgtctccagcttggcggaTCGGCGAGGATACAAGACGGGGACAATTATTTGCTTGAATGAGTGTTACTTATGTCGAGCCCCTTGATGTTTTAAACTTTCATTGTTGCTCATCGTGATGGACCGGGCCATACGTTTCATACTGTCAATCTGCATGCCTATAGCTTCATACACACCATCCCTGCTCATCGAAGACCTTTAGTCTAATAAGAACAGTTTTTTCCGTTTCTTgcattttttttctttcattCTTTAGCACCCTCGTCTACAGATGACTCACAATATGAAACAGAAGCTCCTTCGATGTCATCGACGAACTTTCCACGTACACAATAGGTGTGTGACAGTAGGCTCGCGACCCGGGCGGCAACTGGCCAAATGCTGCCATTAGTCTATGTCAATGCAAACCTTGCCGACGTTACCCCCAGAATTCAAGTACTCATACGCCTCCTTGAGCTGCTCTAACTTAAAGGTCCTCGAGTCAATGATAGGCCGAAGATTTTCCAGGTTGGCCTCAACCGCACGGCACATGGCCTCCATTTGCGAGCGGTTACCAACTGAAATGCCACGCACTGCATAGTGTTTAAGCCAGGGATCCAATAGATTCGGCACTTCTGCTCCATTACCGTCTCCGCCGACAAACCCAACAACACACATCGTACCGTCGAGCTTTAGACTCGCAACGCTCTGCTGCATTGTTGCCGCACCAGCTACCTCGACAACCAGATCCACGCCAACACCTCCTGTGAGCTCTTTAGCTCTTTCGCCCCAGTTCCAAGTTTCCCGGTAGTTGATGATATGGTCAGCACCGATGCGTTCAAGCAATTTAGCTTTTTCGTTTGAACTTGTCGTAGCAATGACCCTTGCGCCAACTGCTTTTGCAAACTGGAGGGCAAAAAGACTGACACCGCCTGTACCTTGTGTGAGCAGCCACTGACCGGGTGTTAGCTCTCTTCCCGGTTGCCCAAAGAGCGAATTCCAAGCCGTAACGCCGGCGCAGCTGAGAGTGGCTGCTTCTGT is a genomic window containing:
- a CDS encoding alcohol dehydrogenase (similar to Talaromyces stipitatus ATCC 10500 XP_002341384.1) translates to MAEAILKTSRQWRVTGYDGFDSLKFSEEAIPTIGDNEVLVKIHGASLNFRDIIIPLGKYPFPQKPNVVPGSDGAGTVLAIGKNVTRFQPGDKVVTTLLQRHIAGSLTPSAADSSLGGSIDGTFRSIGAFDEQGIVKMPEGLSFTEAATLSCAGVTAWNSLFGQPGRELTPGQWLLTQGTGGVSLFALQFAKAVGARVIATTSSNEKAKLLERIGADHIINYRETWNWGERAKELTGGVGVDLVVEVAGAATMQQSVASLKLDGTMCVVGFVGGDGNGAEVPNLLDPWLKHYAVRGISVGNRSQMEAMCRAVEANLENLRPIIDSRTFKLEQLKEAYEYLNSGGNVGKVCIDID
- a CDS encoding aldo/keto reductase (similar to Neosartorya fischeri NRRL 181 XP_001258665.1) yields the protein MSLPQRALGRNGPPVSSIGLGFGSLSGFYGAPGTRAKKLALLDHAYNAGLRFWDLSDVYGDSEEVVGEWFKRSGKRDEVCLCTKFSLQRQPDGKHTFRSDPDFVKESCDKSLERMGVNTIDLYYCHMVDGVTPIERTVEAVMELKKEGKIRHIGLSGVSANTLRRAHAVHPIAALQWEYSLFTLDIESSTSNVLKTCRELGVSLVAFSPIGRGVLTGQFQSHQDIPEGDLRRFYPKYAEENFPEIMKLVQVIREVADTHQTTPAQVALAWLLAQGPEIIPIPGTKTAARMDENAASAMLQLSDEELKKIRDQAEAVDIEGTRYPTAVMATLNQDTPPLQTSE